From Phycisphaerae bacterium, one genomic window encodes:
- a CDS encoding queuosine precursor transporter → MIPTEDAVLRSEAAGRSYKYYDLVMAAFVTVLLCSNLIGPGKACIVWGVTFGAGNLFFPISYIFGDVLTEVYGYSRTRKVIWAGFVALAFAGLMGLAVVRMPPDPAVPFNRQIQPALELVFGNTWRIVLASMLAYWAGDFTNSYVMAKMKLLTRGRWLWSRTITSTLAGQAVDSTIFYPLAFLGLWEAETILKVIAFNCIFKVSVEALLTPVTYAVVAFLKRAENEDYYDWHTDFNPFSLKST, encoded by the coding sequence ATGATACCGACAGAAGATGCAGTTCTCAGGTCCGAAGCCGCCGGCCGGAGCTACAAGTATTACGACCTGGTCATGGCCGCCTTCGTGACGGTCCTGCTGTGCTCGAACCTGATCGGACCGGGCAAGGCCTGCATTGTGTGGGGAGTCACTTTCGGGGCGGGCAATCTGTTCTTTCCGATCAGTTACATTTTCGGCGATGTGCTGACCGAGGTTTACGGCTATTCACGGACCCGGAAGGTGATCTGGGCCGGCTTCGTCGCCCTGGCCTTTGCGGGGCTGATGGGTCTGGCCGTAGTGCGGATGCCGCCGGACCCGGCGGTTCCGTTCAACCGTCAGATCCAGCCGGCGCTGGAACTGGTGTTCGGCAACACCTGGCGGATCGTGTTGGCGTCGATGCTGGCTTACTGGGCTGGTGACTTCACCAACTCGTACGTCATGGCCAAGATGAAGTTGCTGACCAGAGGCCGATGGTTGTGGAGTCGCACGATCACCTCGACGCTGGCCGGCCAGGCGGTGGACAGCACGATATTCTACCCGCTCGCGTTCCTGGGGCTATGGGAGGCGGAGACGATCCTGAAGGTCATCGCGTTCAACTGCATCTTCAAGGTGAGCGTGGAAGCGCTGCTCACCCCGGTGACCTACGCGGTCGTGGCGTTTCTGAAGCGGGCTGAGAACGAGGACTACTACGACTGGCACACGGACTTCAACCCGTTCTCGCTGAAGAGTACCTGA
- a CDS encoding DUF2752 domain-containing protein: protein MARPAKHPLGPLVVTARVDSPVWGRVYAAGVTAFAVAALVVAARLTPDDSHMGTHRQLGLPPCGFVAITGLPCPTCGMTTAFVCVTHGQLRAALRAQVAGALLAIGTAIVGLAAAFCMMTGRYPTLNWYRVDAARLVYWVALMLVAAWGLTIALGLLDGSLPVRWPEG, encoded by the coding sequence ATGGCTCGGCCCGCGAAGCACCCCCTCGGGCCCTTGGTCGTGACGGCCCGTGTGGATTCCCCCGTCTGGGGACGGGTTTACGCCGCAGGTGTCACCGCCTTCGCCGTGGCCGCCCTGGTCGTGGCCGCCCGACTGACACCGGACGATAGCCATATGGGCACCCATCGCCAACTGGGCTTGCCTCCCTGCGGCTTCGTGGCTATCACCGGATTGCCCTGCCCGACCTGCGGGATGACAACGGCCTTCGTTTGCGTCACCCACGGACAGCTGCGAGCCGCCCTGCGAGCCCAGGTCGCAGGGGCGCTGCTGGCCATCGGAACCGCCATCGTCGGCCTGGCGGCAGCCTTCTGCATGATGACCGGACGATATCCGACCCTGAACTGGTATCGAGTCGACGCCGCACGGCTGGTATACTGGGTGGCCCTGATGCTGGTGGCCGCCTGGGGCCTGACTATCGCCCTCGGCCTGCTGGATGGCTCGCTACCGGTGCGATGGCCAGAAGGTTAG
- a CDS encoding BlaI/MecI/CopY family transcriptional regulator produces MSQFNLGQAEWEILRYVAERHPITVREVADHVAASTGQARTTVLTVMERLRAKGFLVRRKSGGIYRYSPKRSVAEMSQGLVQSFVDNMLNGVLSPFLAYLSRSDKIGDKELAELKKLVRDLESKRHEGTK; encoded by the coding sequence ATGAGTCAGTTCAACCTCGGGCAAGCTGAGTGGGAAATCCTCCGCTACGTCGCGGAGCGCCACCCAATCACCGTTCGCGAGGTGGCCGATCACGTGGCCGCCAGCACCGGCCAGGCCCGCACCACCGTCCTGACCGTCATGGAGCGGCTCCGAGCCAAGGGCTTCCTCGTTCGCCGCAAGAGCGGGGGGATCTACCGATACTCGCCCAAGAGGTCAGTGGCCGAAATGAGCCAGGGGCTCGTGCAGAGTTTCGTGGACAACATGCTCAACGGCGTATTGTCCCCGTTCCTCGCCTACCTCTCGCGCTCCGACAAGATCGGCGACAAGGAACTCGCAGAACTGAAGAAGCTGGTGCGAGATCTGGAGTCCAAACGCCACGAGGGCACAAAATGA
- a CDS encoding DUF2225 domain-containing protein, whose protein sequence is MTMTALVLLLMTTVIAAPRPGLTEVKLDCPVCKQVFNALFCPEGDTRGGIDRDLFAHALGPEPVYYRIATCPKCGYSGYSTDFDPKTAIPPDVRDKILKKPRLTLPKGFGPESEPRDLDAADRYALAITCYQYRRQSKEALAWLNLRAAWVARDEGSLLPPEDRLVRVMKFIERWRPPLPAGGNQVDVEMRTATRVAEAIASGRFNRFQKPYVELALALILRRHGEHTQAVPMLDALVTYQAFPESLRTAIKRMRDSIDLERRYQTAALECFEAAVTSKQISPANHAPACYLLGELNRRLGHEEAAISWYDRATQDNTLPGNLKTWAQEQRAWCASGR, encoded by the coding sequence ATGACGATGACCGCTCTTGTGCTCTTGCTGATGACGACAGTCATCGCCGCACCGCGCCCCGGCTTGACCGAGGTCAAACTGGACTGCCCGGTGTGCAAACAGGTCTTCAACGCCCTCTTCTGCCCGGAAGGCGATACGCGGGGGGGAATCGACCGCGACCTGTTCGCCCACGCGCTCGGGCCGGAACCGGTCTACTACCGCATCGCCACCTGCCCCAAGTGCGGCTACAGCGGTTACTCGACCGACTTCGATCCCAAGACCGCTATCCCGCCCGACGTGCGCGACAAGATCCTCAAAAAGCCGCGCTTGACCCTGCCCAAAGGCTTTGGGCCCGAGAGCGAGCCCCGGGATCTGGACGCCGCCGATCGATATGCCTTAGCCATCACATGCTACCAGTACCGCCGGCAATCCAAGGAAGCCCTGGCGTGGCTGAACCTGCGAGCAGCCTGGGTCGCTCGGGACGAGGGCTCCCTGCTGCCCCCCGAAGATCGCCTGGTGCGGGTCATGAAGTTCATCGAACGCTGGCGGCCGCCGCTGCCAGCGGGCGGCAACCAGGTGGACGTCGAAATGCGAACCGCCACCCGGGTCGCCGAGGCCATCGCCAGCGGCCGGTTCAACCGCTTCCAGAAACCTTACGTGGAACTCGCCCTGGCCCTGATCCTTCGCCGACATGGCGAGCACACCCAAGCCGTGCCGATGCTCGACGCCCTCGTCACCTACCAAGCCTTCCCCGAATCGTTGCGCACGGCCATCAAGCGAATGCGAGACTCGATCGACCTGGAACGCCGCTACCAAACCGCCGCCCTTGAGTGTTTCGAGGCGGCGGTGACGTCAAAACAGATCAGCCCCGCGAACCACGCCCCCGCCTGCTACCTTCTGGGCGAGCTCAATCGCAGGCTGGGCCACGAAGAAGCGGCCATCTCCTGGTACGACCGGGCGACCCAGGACAACACCCTGCCCGGGAACCTCAAAACCTGGGCACAAGAGCAGCGCGCTTGGTGCGCATCGGGACGGTAG